Sequence from the Bacillus thuringiensis genome:
GCCCGCGACATTGTGTAATCCCTTCTTCATGCTGTACATAATAAAACCCGCTTAGAGCTTTTACAATTTTTCCTTCTGGCATATAATTCTCCTTTATTTTGTATAAAGTGAAGCTGTAATTAATATGGGACGGATTAGAATTCTTTAAATAATGATTTCAAACCTGTCATATATACAAGTTAATATATTTAATCTACCATCAAATTTAAAATATTATTTATAACAGTATCACTTTTATAGCTTTTTGAATCATATATTTTTGCCTGTTATACAGTCCACTATATGTAGACAGCATAACAGGCAAGAGTAATGAATTCCATCCTCTCTAGAAAGAAAATGAAATTCATTATTATTGAATTGGGTATGGTACTTCTTTGTCGATAATCGTTACACCGTCTCGTACAATTTTATAGTGTGCTTTTGTACCTTCTTGAATTACGAATTCTAATGAAATAGTTGCCGACTCTGAAATTGTTCTAGTTTCAATTGGTCTATCCATTTTTTGTTGCATATCTTCTTTATAAATTTCTATCGTTTGCGGTTTTTTCTCACCTATTATAGAAGACTCATACGGAATAGAAATATTATCTACTTTCACAGTTTTCGTTACTTTCGGCTTAGGACCATCTGAGATGATAATCGTCACTTTATCTCCTTCTTTTAACGGCGTTCCTGGTTTTGGAGATTGCGAAATTACAAGTCCTTTATCAACAGTATCGGAATACTCTCGTTTTATATCTGGAGTTAGTTTTCTCTCATTCAAATAACCATTTACACTATTTTCAGTCCATCCTGAAAAATCACCTGGTCTAATTTGATAAGGACCTTTACTTACCCAAATTTTCAGTTCTTGTTCCGCTTCTACTACCATTTGATCCGGCGTCGGAATTTGCTCAACGATTTCACCTTTTGGTCTATCATTTTCAATATAATTTATTGTAACTTGTTTATATTTTCCTTCTAATTCAGACCTTATGCTCTCAAAATCTTTTCCTGTAAAATCACTCATCTTACTTTTCTTTTTTCCACCTGATTGATAGATAGTAATTTTAGAGTTTTCTTTCACGACTCTTCCTGCCACAGGGTCTGTTTTTATCACATCACCGGTTTCAACATCATCAGTATATACAATATTAGGTTCCGTAACCTCAAAACCCTTTTCAACTAATGTATTTACTGCTGTCGTATATTTCATTCCAGCCACATCAGGAACCTTCACATCTTTTGGAATAAAGAATCCCGGAATAACAGTAAGCGCTAACGTTATTCCAATCGCTAAAAGTAAAAATGTCGTAATTAAAACTTTAAGCCATTTATTACTTCGTTTTTTCTTCTTATTTAAATCAGTTTCTTCTTTTCTTTTCTGTTCATCCACTTTACTTCCTTTTAAAACAATTGTTTCATCAGTTACATTTTCGAATAATTGTTCCTGTTGAATAATCGGAATCGCTTTTGTCGCTTCCATATCTTCCGGTATGTAAAATGGCTGCTCATTTATTCTCTCTGGATATAGCGCAGTTTCAATATCTCGTTTCATCGCATTGGCAGATTGATATCGATGAAACGGATCTTTCGCAGTTGCCTTTAATATAATATTTTCGACACTTTGCGGAATATTTTCATTCCATCTTTTTGGAGACGGAATTTCACTTTGTAAATGTTTTAAAGCTATAGCAACAGCAGATTCGCCAGAAAACGGTTGTCTTCCTGTTAACAACTCAAACATAACAATCCCTAGGGAATAAATATCTGATTGTTTATTTGCTATCCCGCCGCGTGCTTGTTCTGGTGATAAGTAATGCACCGAACCGAGTACCGAATTTGTATGTGTAATTGTTGTTGCACTTGTAGCTGTCGCAATTCCAAAATCTGTTACTTTTATTACTCCATCAGCTCGAATTAAAATATTGTGCGGTTTAATATCACGATGCACAATTTCAAAATGATGGGCGTGCGCCATGGCGGACGTTAACTGCTCCATTATATCAAGAGCTTCTCCTATCGGTAACATCCCTCGCTCAATTATGTATTGCTTCAATGTTTGTCCTGGTACATACTCCATTACAAGATAATATATACCATCTTCTTCTCCGACATCATACATATTCACAATATTTGGATGCGACAACGTTGTAACAGACTGCGCTTCTCGATGGAAACGTTTAATAAACTCTTCGTTATTTGAATAGTCGAGTCTTAATATTTTTACCGCTACATCCCGGCCCAGTATATCATCATGAGCTAAATACACATTGGCCATTCCACCGCCACCTATCATTTTCAGCAGCTTATAACGGTCATTTAAGCGTTTTCCAATCAGCACGTTGCACTTCACCTACTTTCGTTTGTCGAACCCGCATAATCAATAAGAACAAGGGTGATATTATCTTCCCCGCCACGATCATTCGCCAATTGAATGAGACGTTGTCCCTTAGTTTCAAGCTGTTCATTTAACTGTAAAACTTGTTGCATATCAGCGATAGAAACTTTGTTAGATAATCCATCAGAGCAAAGAAGTAACTGATCATCTTCCTCAAGCACCAACGTTTTAACATCTAATCCGACTTTTTCTTCTGTTCCTAATGCTCTTAACAAAACATTCTTTTTGGGGTGATATTCTGCGTCTTCTTTTGAAATTTCACCATGTCTCACAAGTTCATTCACAAGTGAGTGATCTTCCGTCACAAGCGAGATTTCCCCCTCTGACACCATATAACAACGACTATCTCCTATATGACCTATTGTCACAAAATTTGGCGTACAAATCGCTATTATAAGTGTTGTTCCCATGCCATTACATTCTACATGTTGCTTAGAGTACTCATATATACGCTCATTAATAATCCCAACACTAGTATGTAACCACTCTTCTACTTTTTTCGGTTCATTCATATTATGCGTTTGCTTCCAATAATCATGGAATAATTGAATGGTCATCGAGCTAGCTACATCACCAGCTCGATGACCTCCCATTCCATCTGCTACTACCGCTAAAATATTTCCATCTAAATTGTGAAAAACTCCTGCACTATCTTCATTATGTTGACGAACTTTTCCTTTATCTGATAGAAACACGGCCTTCATCTCGTCACCTCGTCTCTTCTTTGCGCTCCTTCGCACGCAACTGACCGCAGGCTGCATCAATATCATGACCTTGTTCACGGCGAATTGTTACATTCACTCCACGATCTTTTAACGTTTTTTCAAATAAGAAAATTTGTTCACGTGGCGTACGTACATAATCACGTTCAGGTACGTAGTTTACCGGAATTAAGTTCACATGACATTTTACACCTTTTAAGAGCGCAGCAAGCTCTTCAGCATGCTCAACTTGGTCATTTTCGCCTCCAAATAGTCCATATTCAAAAGTAATACGACGCCCTGTTCTATTTACATAGTATTTAATAGCTTCCATTAAATCAGGTAGCTTATAAGCACGGTTAATCGGCATTAATTTTGAACGTAATTCTGAGTTTGGAGCATGCAATGAAATCGCAAAATTAATTTGTAAGTCTTCTTCAGCAAACTTATAAATTTTCGGGATAATTCCACTCGTCGAAACTGTCATATGTCTTGCACCAATATGAAGTCCTTTTTCATGGTTAATGATGCGTAAGAATCCCATTAAATTATCGTAGTTATCAAATGGTTCTCCAATTCCCATAACAACAAGAGAACTTACACGTTCTTCTGATTCATCAAGTGCACGCTGCACTTCTACTACTTGCGCTACAATTTCTCCAGCTTCTAGGTTTCGTTTTAAACCACCAAGCGTCGAAGCACAGAACGTACAGCCAATACGACAACCCACTTGCGTTGTTACACAAATGGAATTTCCATATTCATGTCGCATTAATACCGTTTCAATAGAATATCCATCATATAATTGGAATAAGAATTTAATTGTTCCATCCGAAGACGTTTGTTTTACTAACGTGTTTAAAGTAGTAATATCAAAGGAATTCGACAATTTATCACGCAATCCTTTAGAAAGGTTTGACATATCCTCATAATTTTTCACACGTTTTTTATATAACCAGTCAAAAATTTGTCCAGCACGGAATTTTGGTTCTCCTTGTTCCTTTAACCAATCTTGCATTTCATGAAGTTGTAAAGAGTAAATTGATGGTTTTTTCGTTTCTAAATTTTTCTTTTGTTTTCTCACAGTCGTTTCCACGATGCTACACCTTCTTCCTTAAACAAGCAATATAAAAGCCATCTGTTGCAAAATAATGCGGTAAAATTTGTACTTGACCTTTATCCATATACGGACTTAGCTTTTCTGGCATACGATCTTTTATCGTAGTATCCCACTCAAACTCAGGATGCTCTTGTAAAAATCGTGCTATTACTTGTTCATTTTCTATTTTCTCAATTGTACACGTACTATAAACAAGGCGACCACCTTGTTTTAATAACGGTGCGATTTTTTCTAGTATTGCAAGTTGAATCGTCGATAATCTTTCACTATCGCCTTTATCTTTACCTAACTTAATATCAGGCTTACGTCTAATTACACCAAATCCAGAACATGGGGCATCTACTAATATTTTATCAAACGTTTCATTTGCAAAGTGTTCTTGCACTTTTCGAGCATCTAATGCCTTTGTTTCGACATTTTCTAGACCGAGTCGCTCTGCTTGTTGTTTAATTAAACGTACTTTGTGTGCATGTAAATCAAGGGACATGACTTGACCAGTTCCTTTTAATCGCTCTGCAATATGCGTTGTTTTTCCGCCTGGAGCAGCACAGCTATCAAGAACTACATCTCCCTCGTTCGGTTCCAAGGCACGTGCTACCAGCATAGAACTTTCATCTTGAATAGAAAGAAAACCTTTTTTAAACGCATCTGTGTGCGCTATATTTCCTTTTTCAATTTGAATTGCATCATCTGATAAATCGCCACGCTTCGCTTCTATACCTTCACTAGCCAATAATTTAATTGCTTCTTCTATTGTTATTTTATCAACATTTACACGCGCTGTTGGTACAGGTGGTAACATGTTAACTTCACAGATTTTCTCCGCTGTCTCTAAACCATATTCAGAAGCCCAATCTTGTACAAGCCACCTTGGATGACTTGTTGCAATCGCCAGACGTTCTACTGGTTCCTTGATTTCATCTACAGAAGGTACACCTTCTCTTTGAATCGAACGTAATACACCGTTCACCATACCAGCAATTCCTTTATGCCCGCGACGCTTTGCAATCTCAACTGCTTCATGAATAGCCGCTCTTTCGGGCACTCGGTCTAAATAAATCATTTGATATAAAGATAAGCGAAGCAATACTCTTACCCACGCCTCAACCTTCTTATTTAAAAAAGGCTGTAAATAATAATCTAATGTGTCACGACGTTGAATCGTTCCATATACAATTTCAGTTAATAAACCAATATCTTTTCTATCAATTGTACTTTTTTCAATTAGATTATTTAAAAGTAAGTTACTATATGCACCACTTTTTTCTACTTGAATTAAACCATCAAGAGCTAATTCACGAACATTTTGTCTCATGCATTTTCTCCTAACTTCGTTCCAATTTCA
This genomic interval carries:
- the rsmB gene encoding 16S rRNA (cytosine(967)-C(5))-methyltransferase RsmB, whose protein sequence is MRQNVRELALDGLIQVEKSGAYSNLLLNNLIEKSTIDRKDIGLLTEIVYGTIQRRDTLDYYLQPFLNKKVEAWVRVLLRLSLYQMIYLDRVPERAAIHEAVEIAKRRGHKGIAGMVNGVLRSIQREGVPSVDEIKEPVERLAIATSHPRWLVQDWASEYGLETAEKICEVNMLPPVPTARVNVDKITIEEAIKLLASEGIEAKRGDLSDDAIQIEKGNIAHTDAFKKGFLSIQDESSMLVARALEPNEGDVVLDSCAAPGGKTTHIAERLKGTGQVMSLDLHAHKVRLIKQQAERLGLENVETKALDARKVQEHFANETFDKILVDAPCSGFGVIRRKPDIKLGKDKGDSERLSTIQLAILEKIAPLLKQGGRLVYSTCTIEKIENEQVIARFLQEHPEFEWDTTIKDRMPEKLSPYMDKGQVQILPHYFATDGFYIACLRKKV
- a CDS encoding Stp1/IreP family PP2C-type Ser/Thr phosphatase encodes the protein MKAVFLSDKGKVRQHNEDSAGVFHNLDGNILAVVADGMGGHRAGDVASSMTIQLFHDYWKQTHNMNEPKKVEEWLHTSVGIINERIYEYSKQHVECNGMGTTLIIAICTPNFVTIGHIGDSRCYMVSEGEISLVTEDHSLVNELVRHGEISKEDAEYHPKKNVLLRALGTEEKVGLDVKTLVLEEDDQLLLCSDGLSNKVSIADMQQVLQLNEQLETKGQRLIQLANDRGGEDNITLVLIDYAGSTNESR
- the prkC gene encoding serine/threonine protein kinase PrkC, with the protein product MLIGKRLNDRYKLLKMIGGGGMANVYLAHDDILGRDVAVKILRLDYSNNEEFIKRFHREAQSVTTLSHPNIVNMYDVGEEDGIYYLVMEYVPGQTLKQYIIERGMLPIGEALDIMEQLTSAMAHAHHFEIVHRDIKPHNILIRADGVIKVTDFGIATATSATTITHTNSVLGSVHYLSPEQARGGIANKQSDIYSLGIVMFELLTGRQPFSGESAVAIALKHLQSEIPSPKRWNENIPQSVENIILKATAKDPFHRYQSANAMKRDIETALYPERINEQPFYIPEDMEATKAIPIIQQEQLFENVTDETIVLKGSKVDEQKRKEETDLNKKKKRSNKWLKVLITTFLLLAIGITLALTVIPGFFIPKDVKVPDVAGMKYTTAVNTLVEKGFEVTEPNIVYTDDVETGDVIKTDPVAGRVVKENSKITIYQSGGKKKSKMSDFTGKDFESIRSELEGKYKQVTINYIENDRPKGEIVEQIPTPDQMVVEAEQELKIWVSKGPYQIRPGDFSGWTENSVNGYLNERKLTPDIKREYSDTVDKGLVISQSPKPGTPLKEGDKVTIIISDGPKPKVTKTVKVDNISIPYESSIIGEKKPQTIEIYKEDMQQKMDRPIETRTISESATISLEFVIQEGTKAHYKIVRDGVTIIDKEVPYPIQ
- the rlmN gene encoding 23S rRNA (adenine(2503)-C(2))-methyltransferase RlmN yields the protein METTVRKQKKNLETKKPSIYSLQLHEMQDWLKEQGEPKFRAGQIFDWLYKKRVKNYEDMSNLSKGLRDKLSNSFDITTLNTLVKQTSSDGTIKFLFQLYDGYSIETVLMRHEYGNSICVTTQVGCRIGCTFCASTLGGLKRNLEAGEIVAQVVEVQRALDESEERVSSLVVMGIGEPFDNYDNLMGFLRIINHEKGLHIGARHMTVSTSGIIPKIYKFAEEDLQINFAISLHAPNSELRSKLMPINRAYKLPDLMEAIKYYVNRTGRRITFEYGLFGGENDQVEHAEELAALLKGVKCHVNLIPVNYVPERDYVRTPREQIFLFEKTLKDRGVNVTIRREQGHDIDAACGQLRAKERKEETR